Proteins from one Ignavibacteriales bacterium genomic window:
- a CDS encoding galactokinase — protein MLSKLVSQKFQELFNEKPLLVRSPGRVNLIGEHTDYNEGFVLPASIDKAIYFAISSRDDKKCNLFALDMNENFEFAVNSLQFTERHWPNYLMGVVDQILKLGCNLKGFNCVFGGDIPIGAGMSSSAAIEAGLAFALNHIFNLGLDKLSLVKLAQKAENEFVGVNCGIMDQYINIFGKSRNVLRIDCRSLEYDYFPFDYKDISIVLFDTGVSHSLASSEYNQRRKECTEGVELIKKDHSQIKSLRDVTLTMLNDYKNKLDSKIFQRCKYVVEENDRMMKACESLNKKDLRSFGKLMYQTHEGLSKDYEVSCKELDYLVELTTDNPGVYGSRMMGGGFGGCTINLIENNVVDETKKIISEKYKQKFNLNLKTYITSIGNGTSVIESN, from the coding sequence ATGTTATCCAAACTTGTCTCGCAAAAATTCCAAGAATTATTTAATGAGAAACCGCTGCTTGTCCGCTCACCCGGAAGAGTAAATTTAATAGGAGAACATACTGATTATAATGAAGGATTTGTTCTTCCCGCCTCAATAGATAAAGCAATTTATTTTGCAATCTCTTCGCGTGATGATAAGAAGTGTAATTTATTTGCTCTTGATATGAATGAAAATTTTGAGTTTGCAGTCAACAGTTTGCAGTTTACAGAAAGACATTGGCCAAATTATTTGATGGGTGTTGTTGATCAGATTTTAAAACTTGGCTGTAATCTCAAAGGATTCAATTGTGTCTTCGGCGGGGATATTCCGATCGGGGCGGGTATGTCTTCTTCAGCCGCTATTGAAGCGGGGTTAGCATTCGCACTCAATCACATTTTCAATTTAGGATTAGATAAACTTTCCCTTGTTAAACTTGCTCAGAAAGCAGAGAATGAATTTGTTGGTGTTAATTGCGGTATAATGGATCAGTACATAAATATTTTTGGAAAGTCCAGGAACGTACTTCGCATTGATTGCCGCTCGCTTGAGTATGATTATTTCCCTTTCGATTACAAAGATATTTCTATTGTCTTATTTGATACTGGCGTCTCACACTCTTTAGCTTCATCAGAATATAATCAAAGAAGAAAGGAATGCACTGAAGGAGTTGAGTTAATAAAAAAAGATCATTCTCAAATTAAAAGCTTGAGAGATGTAACTTTAACGATGTTAAACGATTATAAGAATAAATTGGATTCAAAAATATTCCAACGTTGCAAATATGTAGTGGAAGAAAATGACAGAATGATGAAAGCATGTGAATCATTGAATAAAAAAGATTTAAGGTCGTTCGGTAAGTTAATGTATCAAACTCATGAAGGATTAAGCAAAGATTACGAAGTAAGCTGTAAAGAATTAGATTATTTGGTAGAGCTTACAACGGATAATCCCGGTGTTTACGGTTCAAGAATGATGGGCGGAGGATTTGGTGGGTGTACAATTAATCTGATAGAAAATAATGTTGTAGATGAGACTAAGAAAATTATTTCTGAGAAGTATAAACAAAAATTTAATCTGAATTTGAAAACATACATTACTTCAATTGGTAATGGTACA